One genomic region from uncultured Cohaesibacter sp. encodes:
- a CDS encoding 5-formyltetrahydrofolate cyclo-ligase, whose translation MVDIVDHKIKVRERVWRELRKVAVPDSRFHFDFGEFIADFEGGEEAVQRLVDHEFYQNSNYIFITPDNCLDRLRLKALVDGKKVLMTTYSIKRGFWLLDPAKIAPELYLYASTLDGMERVGQPVSLKDLAEMPKVDYMVTGTGAINTKGIRFGKGHGFFDSEWGMLYQIGRISTDTPSAAVVHDCQLLEEELTPDVYDTVADAIFTPTRTITVDGPHKPTCGILWDRLDPVMFETIPPLQELKAMGL comes from the coding sequence ATGGTGGATATTGTTGATCACAAAATCAAAGTCCGCGAACGCGTTTGGCGCGAATTACGCAAGGTTGCTGTCCCAGATAGCCGATTTCATTTCGATTTTGGCGAATTCATCGCCGATTTCGAGGGTGGTGAAGAGGCTGTACAGCGGCTCGTGGACCATGAATTCTACCAGAATTCAAATTATATCTTCATTACGCCGGACAACTGTCTTGATCGCCTGCGCCTAAAAGCACTGGTAGATGGCAAGAAAGTACTGATGACGACCTATTCAATCAAGCGCGGCTTCTGGCTGCTGGATCCGGCTAAAATAGCACCCGAGCTCTATCTCTATGCATCTACACTTGATGGCATGGAGCGGGTTGGACAGCCAGTGAGCCTCAAGGATCTCGCAGAAATGCCGAAGGTGGACTATATGGTCACCGGCACAGGCGCCATCAACACCAAGGGCATCCGCTTTGGCAAGGGGCACGGCTTCTTTGATAGCGAATGGGGTATGCTTTACCAGATCGGGCGAATCTCGACCGATACCCCTTCCGCTGCTGTCGTCCATGATTGCCAATTGCTTGAAGAAGAACTCACACCGGATGTCTATGACACCGTCGCTGACGCCATTTTCACACCAACACGCACTATTACAGTAGACGGACCGCACAAACCGACTTGCGGTATTCTTTGGGACCGTCTCGATCCCGTGATGTTTGAAACCATCCCACCGTTGCAAGAGCTTAAGGCCATGGGCCTTTGA
- the dctP gene encoding TRAP transporter substrate-binding protein DctP produces the protein MNIKALGLSLLTAGLLSAAAQAADYKLTVPHVTNIDSYNHQSLLVFKNFVENHSNGAIEVDIYPSGQLCGNARECLSGVQSGIFDYFQTTIPELANYWAPVGAFDLPYMLPDDRVAECVYDNEDFLSDVRANVLKETGNLRLMMVSNSGGWRNFATTKKQIKSPEDVKGLKIRTVPAPTQQELVKALGGAPTPISWPEVYTALSTGVVDGTKNGIVDITTMKFEESLNYIILDGHAYMGGVWVMNNDRFESFPDDLKRVIIDGVAAQNQFLRVYPKWKEFDAYETFRKAGGTVYTPTAEEKKAFQDATAPVRDFFIDQVGEPGKEWLDRFENEIKSCEAKLDEDFTKASK, from the coding sequence ATGAATATCAAGGCACTTGGTCTGTCCCTACTGACCGCCGGTCTGCTTTCTGCCGCAGCGCAGGCCGCAGACTATAAACTGACGGTCCCGCATGTGACCAATATCGATAGCTACAATCATCAATCGCTTCTGGTGTTCAAGAACTTCGTCGAAAACCATTCCAACGGTGCGATTGAAGTCGACATCTATCCAAGTGGCCAGCTCTGCGGCAATGCCCGCGAGTGCCTCTCGGGTGTGCAGTCTGGCATTTTCGATTATTTCCAGACCACCATCCCTGAACTGGCCAACTATTGGGCTCCGGTTGGGGCGTTCGATCTGCCCTACATGCTGCCCGATGATCGCGTCGCCGAGTGCGTTTATGACAATGAGGATTTTCTCTCTGATGTGCGCGCCAACGTACTCAAGGAAACCGGAAATCTGCGCCTGATGATGGTGTCCAACTCCGGCGGCTGGAGAAACTTTGCCACCACCAAAAAGCAGATCAAATCCCCTGAAGATGTCAAAGGCCTGAAAATCCGTACAGTGCCGGCGCCAACCCAGCAGGAATTGGTCAAAGCGCTTGGAGGTGCCCCGACCCCGATTTCATGGCCCGAAGTTTACACCGCTCTCTCGACCGGCGTTGTTGACGGCACCAAGAATGGCATCGTCGATATCACCACCATGAAATTTGAGGAAAGCCTGAATTACATTATTCTGGACGGCCACGCCTATATGGGCGGTGTTTGGGTGATGAATAATGACCGTTTTGAATCCTTCCCCGATGACCTCAAGCGCGTCATCATTGATGGTGTTGCCGCACAGAACCAGTTCCTGCGCGTCTATCCCAAATGGAAGGAATTTGATGCTTACGAAACCTTCCGTAAGGCTGGCGGCACGGTTTACACGCCGACCGCTGAGGAAAAGAAAGCCTTCCAGGATGCGACCGCCCCGGTCAGAGACTTCTTTATCGATCAAGTCGGGGAGCCCGGCAAGGAATGGCTGGATCGCTTTGAAAATGAAATCAAATCTTGCGAAGCCAAGCTGGACGAAGATTTCACCAAGGCATCCAAATAG
- a CDS encoding alpha-glucosidase: MDKSRSRDNHMKFERSETGFILSHKEQIVLRHSHSSPILFVGTGNATYDMYRGNFDIKDYVSERIALRCFVIKGDGQAVRVEFHYEGEHQITLCAEETPEGRLKIGFHDAKEGLNRVWIRLDASKDEKIYGCGEQLTYLNLRGHNFPLWTSEPGVGRNKASYITWQADVKDRAGGDYYNTNYPQPTFISSERYFVHLQTTAYADFDFRHEAFHELQCWSIPDHLLFDCEPNFPALIHNITGVFGTQPELPDWVHDGVILGIQGGTEVTLEKLHKAKAAGIKVAGAWCQDWQGIKITSFGKRLQWDWQWNSDLYPELDSKIHALKREGIRFLGYINPYVLEDFPLYQEAASKGYLATRQDGSKYVVDFGEFYCGVVDFTNPAACEWYKGVIKTNMIDFGLDGWMADFGEYLPTDCTLANGKSAEIEHNDWPRRWAKINHEAIEEAGKTDDILFFMRAGYTGIQRYCHTLWAGDQCVNWNIDDGMPSVINGALSSGLLGNGIHHSDIGGYTTLHGMKRDRELFMRWAEMAAFTPMMRTHEGNRPADNHQFDTDAETLCHLARMTRIFTHLKPYIKAAVKENALTGMPVQRPLFMHYEGDALSYEIMYEYLFGRDLLVAPVYEQGATQRKLYLPPDQWIHIWTGEHYQGGWVEVEAPIGKPAVFYRASSADTVLFAKIQDAAEDLL; the protein is encoded by the coding sequence ATTGACAAGAGTAGATCGAGGGACAATCACATGAAATTCGAAAGATCCGAGACCGGCTTTATACTCTCGCACAAAGAGCAGATCGTGCTCCGACATTCTCATAGCTCCCCCATTCTTTTCGTTGGAACTGGGAACGCGACCTATGACATGTATCGAGGCAATTTCGATATCAAGGATTATGTGAGCGAACGAATTGCCTTACGCTGTTTCGTCATAAAGGGCGATGGACAGGCTGTTCGTGTTGAGTTCCACTATGAAGGGGAGCACCAGATCACGCTCTGTGCCGAGGAAACTCCGGAGGGCCGCCTTAAAATCGGGTTTCATGATGCCAAGGAAGGCCTCAACAGGGTCTGGATCAGGCTGGACGCCAGTAAGGATGAAAAGATCTACGGCTGTGGCGAACAGCTTACCTATCTTAATCTCAGGGGGCACAATTTTCCGCTCTGGACGTCCGAGCCCGGCGTGGGGCGCAACAAGGCCAGCTACATCACCTGGCAAGCCGATGTGAAGGATCGGGCAGGGGGGGACTATTACAACACCAACTATCCCCAGCCAACCTTCATCTCAAGCGAGCGCTATTTTGTCCATCTGCAAACCACGGCCTACGCCGATTTCGATTTCCGCCATGAAGCCTTTCATGAATTGCAGTGCTGGTCCATTCCCGACCATCTGCTCTTTGATTGCGAGCCGAATTTTCCGGCGCTGATTCATAACATCACCGGTGTGTTCGGTACGCAGCCCGAATTGCCAGACTGGGTACACGATGGGGTTATTTTGGGTATTCAGGGAGGCACCGAAGTCACGCTTGAGAAACTGCACAAGGCCAAGGCTGCTGGCATCAAGGTGGCTGGCGCATGGTGCCAGGATTGGCAGGGCATCAAGATCACGTCCTTTGGCAAACGTCTGCAATGGGACTGGCAGTGGAACTCGGATCTATACCCTGAGCTAGACAGCAAGATCCATGCGTTGAAGCGCGAGGGTATTCGCTTTCTTGGCTATATCAATCCCTATGTGCTCGAAGACTTTCCGCTTTATCAAGAGGCTGCCAGCAAGGGCTATCTGGCAACCCGCCAGGACGGCTCCAAATATGTGGTCGACTTTGGCGAATTCTATTGTGGCGTGGTGGACTTCACCAATCCTGCGGCCTGTGAATGGTATAAAGGCGTTATCAAGACCAACATGATCGATTTCGGCCTTGACGGCTGGATGGCGGATTTCGGGGAATATCTGCCCACCGACTGCACCCTTGCCAATGGCAAATCCGCCGAGATCGAACATAATGACTGGCCACGTCGCTGGGCCAAGATCAACCATGAAGCCATTGAGGAAGCCGGCAAGACCGATGATATCCTGTTTTTTATGCGCGCAGGCTACACAGGTATTCAGCGCTATTGCCACACCCTCTGGGCGGGCGACCAATGCGTAAACTGGAATATCGACGACGGTATGCCCTCGGTGATCAATGGAGCGCTCTCTTCAGGCCTTCTGGGAAATGGCATCCATCATTCGGACATTGGTGGCTATACCACTTTGCACGGCATGAAGCGGGATCGGGAATTGTTCATGCGCTGGGCGGAAATGGCCGCCTTCACGCCTATGATGCGCACCCATGAAGGCAATCGACCTGCAGACAATCACCAGTTTGATACGGACGCCGAAACCCTTTGCCATCTGGCCCGCATGACGCGGATTTTCACTCATCTGAAGCCCTACATAAAGGCCGCAGTCAAAGAGAATGCCTTAACGGGCATGCCGGTTCAGCGTCCGCTCTTCATGCATTATGAAGGTGATGCCCTGTCTTATGAGATCATGTATGAATATCTGTTTGGCCGCGATCTGCTTGTCGCACCGGTTTATGAGCAGGGCGCAACGCAGCGCAAACTCTATTTGCCACCGGATCAATGGATTCACATCTGGACCGGGGAACATTATCAGGGTGGTTGGGTTGAAGTGGAGGCCCCCATCGGGAAGCCCGCAGTTTTCTATAGAGCGTCAAGCGCAGACACAGTGCTGTTTGCCAAAATCCAGGATGCGGCCGAGGATCTGCTTTAG
- a CDS encoding DeoR/GlpR family DNA-binding transcription regulator produces the protein MSDAVIVGTPRQDKLLREVNERGYISVEELTELLDVSAQTIRRDIKKLSDQKLLIRHHGGAARNSSVVNLDYSVRQTSETEEKEAIGETIAAQIPDNSSIFISIGTTTETIAKHLLQKRGLQVITNSLRVANILYQNPDFNVMVPCGKLRSTNGGILGSTALDFINHFRVDYLITSCGSIDSDGTLLDYEFNEVIMVQSMMKTARKVFIAADSTKFSTSATVEMGHIKNISALFTDSQPPADIRTQLELNGVKLFICT, from the coding sequence ATGTCAGACGCCGTCATTGTTGGGACCCCCCGTCAGGACAAGCTTCTAAGGGAAGTCAATGAACGGGGTTATATCAGCGTAGAGGAATTGACGGAGCTGCTCGACGTTTCTGCGCAAACGATCCGGCGCGACATTAAGAAACTCAGCGATCAAAAGCTTCTCATCCGGCACCATGGGGGTGCCGCGCGCAATTCCAGCGTCGTCAATCTGGACTATTCCGTCCGGCAGACATCTGAAACCGAAGAAAAAGAAGCCATCGGGGAAACGATCGCGGCCCAGATTCCCGATAACAGTTCCATCTTCATTTCTATTGGCACCACCACTGAGACCATTGCGAAGCATCTGTTGCAGAAGCGCGGACTGCAGGTGATCACCAATAGCTTGCGTGTGGCGAACATACTCTATCAGAACCCGGATTTTAATGTCATGGTTCCCTGCGGTAAGCTGCGCAGTACCAACGGCGGTATTCTAGGCTCGACGGCCCTTGATTTTATCAACCATTTCCGCGTTGATTACCTGATCACCAGCTGCGGCTCGATCGATAGCGATGGTACCTTGCTTGATTATGAATTCAATGAAGTGATCATGGTGCAAAGCATGATGAAAACCGCACGCAAGGTTTTCATTGCTGCAGATTCGACAAAATTCAGCACCTCCGCTACTGTTGAGATGGGGCATATAAAGAATATTTCCGCCCTCTTCACAGATTCCCAGCCCCCCGCTGATATCCGCACGCAGTTGGAACTAAATGGCGTGAAGCTATTCATTTGCACATAA
- a CDS encoding class II fructose-bisphosphate aldolase, with product MAYISGTKLIERAWKDGYAIGAFSVHNAETTRAILKAAEEEQAPIMVMIGQKVINTMGLDEMKAIVDAFMANITAPVAIHLDHSRQFPQAMAAARVGFHSLMFDGSGLEFDENCRITKIVADVAHALDIGCEGEIGKIGGVEDDIDVDEADAMITTVAEAQEFVDRTGLDYLAISLGTAHGMYKAEPKLAFDRIKEIKEIVQKPLVMHGGSGVPDAQVERAIKLGIAKVNVDTELRQAFTYGAQAYWKESPEDFVLADSLGAAETIMKEKVKEKIRLFGSSGKASDF from the coding sequence ATGGCCTATATTTCCGGTACAAAACTGATCGAACGCGCCTGGAAAGACGGATATGCGATCGGCGCTTTCAGCGTGCATAATGCAGAGACAACCCGCGCTATTCTGAAGGCGGCCGAAGAAGAGCAAGCCCCTATCATGGTCATGATCGGGCAGAAGGTGATCAACACCATGGGGCTCGATGAGATGAAGGCCATTGTCGACGCCTTCATGGCAAATATCACAGCTCCGGTTGCTATCCATCTCGATCACAGCCGCCAGTTTCCGCAGGCCATGGCAGCGGCGCGGGTTGGCTTCCATTCGCTGATGTTCGACGGATCTGGCCTTGAGTTTGATGAAAACTGCCGCATCACCAAAATAGTGGCAGACGTTGCGCATGCCCTTGATATCGGCTGTGAAGGCGAAATCGGCAAGATTGGCGGCGTGGAAGATGACATCGACGTGGATGAAGCTGATGCAATGATCACCACAGTCGCCGAGGCGCAGGAGTTTGTTGACCGCACCGGTCTCGACTATTTGGCCATTTCCCTTGGTACTGCACATGGTATGTATAAAGCCGAACCCAAGCTGGCCTTTGACCGGATCAAGGAAATCAAGGAAATCGTGCAGAAGCCCTTGGTGATGCATGGCGGATCGGGCGTGCCGGACGCGCAGGTCGAACGAGCCATAAAATTGGGTATCGCCAAGGTCAATGTAGACACTGAGCTGCGCCAGGCCTTCACTTATGGCGCTCAGGCCTATTGGAAAGAGAGTCCGGAAGACTTCGTTCTGGCCGACTCCCTTGGGGCTGCTGAAACCATCATGAAAGAAAAGGTGAAAGAGAAAATTCGCCTGTTTGGTTCCAGTGGAAAAGCTTCTGATTTTTAA
- the yihU gene encoding sulfolactaldehyde 3-reductase encodes MTTVGFIGLGQMGAAMAANLIKGGYQLKVFDINKDAVDNLAAQGAVACSSAAEAVSEVGFVITMLPNGALVRDVLLGGGGVAAAMPKDALVIDMSTIHPLETDALIKDLAAQGIEMMEAPVGRTSDHAVAGTLLILAGGTKDQIARAQPLFDLMGSETVDAGGPGKGIRVKIINNYMSIALNALSAEAIALSEKIGLEFDTAMSVMSGTPAGKGHFTTTWPNKVLAGDLSPAFMIDLAHKDLGIALDLANQVGVPMPMGAASRELYNISRVSGRGRQDWTAVLEQVRALSGLEIKA; translated from the coding sequence ATGACGACAGTCGGTTTTATCGGTCTGGGACAGATGGGCGCCGCAATGGCAGCCAATCTGATCAAGGGGGGCTATCAGCTCAAGGTTTTCGACATCAACAAGGATGCAGTAGACAATTTGGCCGCGCAAGGGGCTGTTGCATGTTCTTCTGCCGCAGAGGCTGTCAGCGAGGTCGGATTTGTCATCACCATGCTGCCCAATGGCGCGCTGGTGCGCGATGTATTGTTGGGAGGCGGAGGCGTTGCGGCAGCTATGCCCAAGGATGCATTGGTTATTGATATGTCAACCATTCATCCACTGGAGACAGATGCCCTTATCAAAGACCTCGCCGCCCAAGGCATTGAAATGATGGAAGCGCCGGTGGGGCGCACGTCCGATCATGCCGTTGCCGGCACCCTGCTTATTCTGGCTGGCGGCACAAAGGACCAGATCGCGCGCGCGCAACCTCTGTTCGACTTGATGGGCTCTGAAACCGTGGATGCCGGCGGGCCAGGCAAAGGCATTCGCGTCAAGATCATCAATAACTATATGAGCATTGCGCTCAATGCCCTTTCGGCTGAAGCAATTGCCCTTTCCGAGAAGATCGGCCTCGAGTTCGACACGGCCATGTCTGTCATGAGCGGCACACCAGCTGGCAAAGGTCATTTCACAACAACATGGCCCAACAAGGTGCTGGCTGGCGACCTCTCTCCTGCCTTTATGATCGACTTGGCACACAAGGATCTGGGCATCGCGCTTGATCTGGCCAATCAGGTGGGAGTGCCCATGCCGATGGGTGCTGCTTCACGAGAGCTCTACAATATCAGCCGCGTTTCCGGACGTGGGCGTCAGGACTGGACTGCGGTTCTGGAACAGGTGCGCGCGCTGTCCGGGCTTGAAATCAAGGCTTAA
- a CDS encoding TRAP transporter large permease yields the protein MVSPIFAVYFLILLVIGVPVLFALGLSPAIALLQADKVLFMNLLYQRLYAGLDNFLLLALPFFMLAGEFMVNGGITTRIISFSQKMVQHMRGGLGHVVIISATLFGALTGSSVAATSAIGNMMIPEMERFKYDRTYAAAITAAATVLGTIIPPSGIMLIYAFVMNTSVAAMFMSGIVPGLILCVALMVVNRWQIQKYPAVEQFERAPRAERSAAFKAAILPLLTPVIILGGIYGGIFTPTEAAAVAVFYAFILSVFIMRILKLKDVFPMFVRIGINAGAILIIVAAASGFASAISLSGVAEHITKFFYSVTDNPYLLFFIMNIFLFFVGMFLDAGPAILIFAPILAPIMTNVGIDPIHFGVVMVVNLSIGLATPPMGLVLFVASGVSGVPLQKISKAIIPFLLAEAVVIFMISFFPSLVIGLPKLLGMM from the coding sequence ATGGTTTCTCCGATCTTTGCCGTTTATTTCCTGATTCTTCTGGTTATCGGCGTTCCGGTTCTCTTTGCGCTCGGGCTCTCCCCGGCCATCGCCTTGTTGCAAGCCGACAAGGTGCTCTTCATGAACCTGCTCTATCAGCGGCTCTATGCCGGTCTGGATAATTTCCTGCTTCTCGCACTGCCCTTCTTCATGCTGGCGGGCGAGTTTATGGTCAATGGTGGTATCACCACGCGCATCATCAGTTTTTCCCAGAAGATGGTGCAGCATATGCGTGGCGGATTGGGCCATGTGGTGATCATCTCCGCCACCCTGTTTGGTGCCCTCACGGGCTCTTCCGTGGCCGCCACTTCCGCTATTGGCAACATGATGATCCCGGAAATGGAGCGCTTTAAATATGACCGCACCTATGCTGCGGCCATTACCGCAGCGGCAACCGTTCTGGGTACCATCATCCCCCCCAGTGGCATCATGCTGATCTATGCCTTTGTGATGAACACCTCGGTTGCGGCCATGTTCATGTCCGGTATTGTGCCCGGCCTGATCCTGTGTGTTGCGCTCATGGTCGTCAATCGCTGGCAGATCCAGAAATATCCGGCCGTTGAACAGTTTGAACGCGCTCCGCGCGCCGAGCGCAGCGCGGCATTCAAGGCGGCAATCCTGCCATTGCTGACACCGGTCATCATTCTGGGCGGCATCTATGGCGGCATTTTCACGCCAACTGAAGCTGCTGCTGTCGCTGTCTTCTATGCCTTCATCCTGTCGGTCTTCATCATGCGCATCCTAAAGCTCAAGGATGTATTCCCGATGTTCGTGCGCATCGGCATCAATGCGGGCGCAATTCTGATCATCGTGGCTGCGGCAAGCGGCTTTGCATCCGCGATTTCCCTCTCCGGTGTGGCTGAACATATCACCAAGTTCTTCTATTCGGTGACGGACAATCCTTACCTGTTGTTCTTCATCATGAATATCTTCTTGTTCTTTGTTGGCATGTTCCTGGATGCTGGGCCTGCGATCCTGATCTTTGCGCCCATTCTGGCTCCGATCATGACCAATGTGGGCATCGATCCGATCCATTTCGGCGTTGTCATGGTGGTCAATCTGTCCATCGGGCTGGCAACACCGCCGATGGGGCTGGTGCTCTTCGTGGCCTCCGGCGTATCCGGTGTGCCTTTGCAGAAAATTTCAAAAGCGATCATCCCGTTCCTTTTAGCGGAAGCTGTGGTGATTTTCATGATTTCGTTCTTCCCGTCACTCGTTATTGGCTTGCCGAAACTGCTTGGAATGATGTGA
- a CDS encoding PfkB family carbohydrate kinase encodes MTVACVGITVLDRVFRVEKLPSHGGKFVAKDYFEIGGGPAATAAVAVARLGLPVEFVGRVGSDDVAQAIIREFDSYGVGHSFTREVPDASSSFSAILVDDEGERMIINYQDETLSTDPTWMQTVDFAKFQAVLCDVRWHDGAAYALKMAKNASVPSVLDADVTPQDISDLVGLADHVAFSEPGLAKFAQTDDLLSGLRLAQTRTDGKVYVTAGANGCYWLEEGDIRHASGFKVDVLDTTGAGDVFHGAFAFALAKSMETSQTVRFASAVAALKCTKYGGREGIPDLETVNAFLAASQ; translated from the coding sequence ATGACCGTTGCATGCGTCGGCATCACCGTTCTCGACCGCGTATTCCGCGTTGAGAAACTCCCCTCCCATGGGGGCAAATTTGTTGCCAAGGATTATTTTGAAATTGGAGGTGGACCGGCGGCAACAGCCGCAGTTGCCGTGGCTCGACTTGGACTTCCGGTTGAATTTGTTGGTCGGGTTGGTTCCGACGATGTGGCGCAGGCAATCATACGTGAATTCGATTCTTATGGTGTTGGGCACAGTTTCACCCGTGAGGTGCCAGATGCGTCTTCATCCTTTTCCGCCATCCTTGTCGATGATGAGGGGGAGCGTATGATCATTAACTACCAGGACGAAACCCTAAGCACAGATCCAACATGGATGCAGACTGTTGATTTCGCAAAGTTCCAAGCCGTTCTGTGCGATGTGCGCTGGCATGACGGGGCTGCATATGCTTTGAAAATGGCGAAAAATGCGTCTGTCCCCAGTGTGCTGGATGCTGACGTCACGCCGCAGGACATTTCAGATCTGGTCGGTTTGGCCGATCATGTGGCGTTTTCCGAACCGGGATTGGCGAAATTCGCACAAACAGATGATCTTTTGAGTGGATTGCGGCTTGCTCAGACTAGAACCGATGGTAAAGTCTATGTGACAGCAGGAGCGAATGGCTGCTATTGGTTGGAAGAAGGGGATATCCGGCATGCTTCCGGCTTCAAAGTGGATGTATTGGATACGACCGGGGCCGGAGATGTTTTCCACGGGGCCTTTGCATTCGCTCTGGCCAAGAGTATGGAAACCTCGCAAACCGTGCGGTTTGCCAGCGCCGTTGCAGCGCTGAAATGTACAAAATATGGAGGGCGAGAAGGCATTCCTGATCTGGAAACCGTGAATGCTTTCTTGGCTGCCAGCCAATAG
- a CDS encoding aldose epimerase family protein, which yields MKKTIETYGAVDGKRVDLITLSNKAGMTVRVTNYGCIVTSIEVPDKNGTLADVVLGYDSLERYLSGHPFFGAVAGRFANRIKDGRFAIDGQSYELETNEAPTGQHLHGGSKGFDKYVWGYDLEEGEDAILIHFHRVSPDGESGYPGTMQVTHTIGLSEDNALCYDFTASCDQPTIVNLVNHSYYNLAGHDSGSVADHELTLYSDFYTPVSDTMIPTGEIRLVEGTGLDFRKPTVIGTNMKKVDAGGIDNNFILSGKQTEGPYTLAADLYEPKSGRSMTVLTTQPAIQFYNAFKLSNKEWIGRNGFKYEAFGGLCLETQGFPDAPNQPHFPSAVLKPGAVYHHRTLHRFGTR from the coding sequence ATGAAAAAGACTATAGAAACCTACGGCGCGGTGGACGGCAAACGGGTCGATCTCATCACACTGAGCAACAAGGCTGGCATGACCGTTCGTGTCACCAACTATGGCTGCATCGTTACCAGCATCGAGGTCCCGGATAAAAATGGCACCTTGGCAGATGTGGTGCTTGGCTACGACTCTCTTGAGCGCTATCTCAGCGGCCACCCCTTCTTTGGCGCGGTTGCCGGGCGCTTTGCCAACCGCATCAAGGATGGCCGATTCGCCATCGACGGCCAAAGCTATGAACTTGAAACCAACGAAGCCCCCACGGGCCAGCATTTGCATGGCGGTTCCAAGGGCTTTGACAAATATGTCTGGGGCTATGACCTTGAGGAAGGCGAAGACGCGATCCTCATTCACTTCCATCGGGTCTCGCCCGACGGTGAATCCGGCTATCCGGGCACCATGCAGGTCACCCACACCATAGGCCTTAGCGAAGACAATGCCCTTTGCTATGATTTCACGGCAAGCTGTGATCAGCCAACCATCGTCAATCTGGTCAATCACAGTTATTACAATCTGGCAGGCCATGATAGCGGCAGCGTCGCGGATCATGAATTGACGCTCTATTCCGATTTCTACACACCTGTTTCAGACACCATGATCCCCACCGGCGAAATCCGCTTGGTTGAGGGCACTGGACTTGATTTCCGCAAGCCAACGGTGATTGGCACCAACATGAAGAAAGTGGATGCAGGCGGAATTGACAATAATTTCATCCTCAGTGGCAAACAAACCGAAGGCCCCTACACGCTCGCCGCAGATCTCTACGAACCCAAGTCTGGTCGCTCTATGACTGTGCTCACCACGCAGCCTGCGATTCAGTTTTACAATGCCTTCAAGCTTTCCAACAAGGAATGGATCGGGCGCAACGGGTTCAAATATGAAGCCTTTGGCGGCCTTTGCCTTGAGACCCAAGGTTTCCCCGACGCTCCGAACCAGCCGCACTTCCCCAGTGCGGTTCTCAAACCCGGTGCGGTTTATCATCATCGTACCCTTCACCGGTTCGGCACCCGCTAA
- a CDS encoding sulfite exporter TauE/SafE family protein, which yields MIMEIIVVSAIIALGSFTQGLTGFGLALVSVPLLSMAVDVKAAVPIAGIFGWLVTFPLVWKMRKNVQWKSGLILFVGSLPGSFLGADLLKRLPGEAILITMGVVLILSSLYSLFSRAPLFKKTSPPITLGTGFFSGALGASVGEPGPPVIAYTSMQPWSAHEVKSTLVFFFMLQMIGAIAGFWTKGLLDAYVLERVAYAFPAFIVGMSLGMFAYHLLHTYKINYHGIVHSLLLIIGVMLVVKNFHIL from the coding sequence ATGATCATGGAAATTATCGTCGTATCGGCTATCATCGCGCTGGGTAGCTTTACGCAAGGTCTGACCGGCTTCGGATTGGCACTCGTCAGCGTGCCACTTCTCTCCATGGCGGTCGATGTCAAGGCGGCGGTGCCAATCGCAGGCATCTTCGGCTGGCTGGTTACTTTTCCGCTGGTATGGAAAATGCGCAAGAATGTGCAATGGAAAAGCGGTTTGATACTGTTTGTCGGATCGCTTCCAGGCTCCTTCCTTGGTGCAGATTTGCTCAAACGGTTGCCGGGAGAGGCAATTCTGATCACGATGGGCGTCGTGCTGATCCTCTCCAGCCTTTATTCCCTCTTCTCCCGTGCGCCCCTTTTCAAAAAGACGTCACCCCCCATCACACTGGGAACCGGATTCTTTTCCGGTGCCTTGGGTGCCAGTGTTGGAGAGCCCGGCCCACCAGTGATTGCCTACACATCAATGCAGCCATGGAGCGCCCATGAGGTCAAATCGACTTTGGTGTTCTTCTTTATGCTGCAGATGATCGGGGCCATTGCCGGTTTCTGGACCAAGGGGCTTCTGGATGCCTATGTGCTGGAGCGTGTGGCCTATGCCTTTCCTGCCTTTATCGTGGGCATGAGCCTTGGCATGTTCGCCTATCACCTGCTGCACACATACAAGATCAACTATCACGGCATCGTCCACTCACTGCTTTTGATCATCGGAGTCATGCTCGTGGTGAAAAATTTCCATATTTTGTAG